A section of the Scleropages formosus chromosome 12, fSclFor1.1, whole genome shotgun sequence genome encodes:
- the asmt gene encoding acetylserotonin O-methyltransferase: MSSAGEVEYPKKILEYMEGFLVSKTLFAACELGVFDFLLASERPMSAAQVAAGLGTDVDGMERLLSACAGLELLGTQAAGGEVLYSNTDMSRMYLSRSSPRSLFHSVEYYSKTVYLCWNYLTDAVREGKNQYEKAFGLPSEDLFEALYRSDDEMIKFMQLMNSTWNVCGRDVMTAFDLSPFKTIYDLGGCSGALAKQCVRAYPQSSVTIFDLPKVVSTCREHFVSPTDERIFFHEGDFFKDLLPEADLYILARILHDWTDECCVELLSRVHQSCKPGGGVLLVEALLNEDNSGPLTAQLYSLNMLVQTEGRERKASEYSALLTTAGFANVEVQRTGKIYDAILARK; the protein is encoded by the exons ATGAGCTCTGCGGGGGAGGTGGAATACCCCAAAAAAATCCTGGAGTACATGGAAGGCTTCTTGGTGTCCAAG ACCCTGTTTGCCGCCTGCGAGCTGGGCGTGTTTGACTTCCTCCTGGCATCAGAGCGCCCCATGTCGGCTGCCCAGGTCGCAGCAGGGCTGGGGACCGATGTGGATGGGATGGAGCGCCTGCTGTCGGCCTGTGCCGGTCTGGAGCTGCTGGGGACTCAGGCCGCTGGCGGAGAGG TCCTTTACAGCAACACGGACAtgtccaggatgtacctgaGCAGATCCAGTCCGCGGAGCCTGTTCCACTCGGTGGAGTACTACTCCAAGACTGTGTACCTGTGCTGGAATTACCTCACCGATGCTGTCAG AGAAGGCAAGAACCAGTATGAGAAAGCCTTTGGCCTTCCCTCCGAAGACCTTTTTGAAGCTCTTTACAG GTCTGACGATGAGATGATCAAATTCATGCAGCTGATGAACTCAACCTGGAACGTCTGTGGCCGAGATGTAATGACTGCCTTTGACCTTTCGCCCTTCAAAACCATATATGACCTTGGTG GGTGCAGCGGTGCCCTGGCGAAGCAGTGTGTACGTGCCTACCCCCAGTCCAGCGTGACCATTTTTGATCTCCCCAAAGTGGTGAGCACGTGTCGGGAACACTTCGTATCACCGACAGATGAGCGGATCTTCTTTCACGAAG GGGACTTCTTCAAAGACTTGCTGCCTGAGGCCGACCTCTACATCCTGGCACGAATCCTGCACGACTGGACGGATGAATGCTGCGTGGAGctgctgtccagggtgcaccagTCCTGCAAACCAG GTGGTGGAGTGCTGCTTGTGGAAGCTCTCCTGAATGAGGACAACAGCGGGCCCCTGACAGCCCAGCTCTACTCCCTCAACATGCTGGTGCAGACAGAGGGCAGGGAGAGAAAGGCGTCAGAGTACTCAGCCCTTCTCACCACCGCCGGGTTTGCTAACGTTGAGGTTCAGAGGACCGGAAAGATCTACGATGCAATTCTGGCCAGGAAGTAG
- the akap17a gene encoding A-kinase anchor protein 17A: MTTTIVHDTTEAVKLCPVHGLHLKPIAKMMVSVALPQLKQPGKSISNWEVMERLKAMVHPDQFSALRISRSTMEFIRFEGEVENKGMVKTFLAKLDGKSIKLSGFTDILKIRAAETKTDFPTRHDWDSFFRDVKDMNETLPGERPDTIHLEGLPCKWFTKKESSADRPSEDVLRAVFEGFGKIRNVDIPMLDPYREEMMDKNFHTFTFGGHLNFEAYVQYEEYAGFVKAMDALRGMKLMYKGEDGKALACNIKVTFDTTKHLSDASLKKRQLERQKLQELERQREEQKRREKLEEERRKEEERKQREQEEEERERKREEKQRKREQRNREREEKRTQKKAKKQQVEEQKKLHLKIAMEERKLLLTQRNLESIRLIAELLSRAKALKQQQQEKEQAELARKKEAELARKKEAEIARLQQLEERRRLQEAELRRVEEEKARALELQRKERELRERLLSNLLKKTTAPGSQDVEPGLAEVPDLVKASLPLEVYSSETQVQVNGLTCKAGENKSSALSGKHVSSASRHLEKEPERSLSRGRSPSQHGRHWHGSSAQRRRGSSPYDRECSQDRRERSLSERELSREDERHRRRERSDDDCRRRRERSRDRKDRSRSRRDRSWGRRDRSRGRRQHSHERKRYRSRGRSSSSHRGRGRSRSSSSDGRRYSQERERRYRNSRSMSRGRGKRDRHRHRS, translated from the exons ATGACGACGACTATAGTTCACGACACAACGGAGGCGGTGAAACTGTGTCCAGTACATGGCCTTCACCTAAAACCCATTGCCAAGATGATGGTAAGTGTGGCCCTGCCGCAGCTGAAGCAGCCAGGCAAGTCCATCTCCAACTGGGAGGTGATGGAGCGCTTGAAGGCCATGGTGCACCCGGACCAGTTCTCCGCCCTGCGCATTTCCAGGAGCACCATGGAGTTCATCCGCTTTGAGGGTGAGGTGGAGAACAAGGGCATGGTTAAAACTTTTTTGGCCAAGCTGGACGGTAAGAGCATCAAGCTTAGCGGCTTCACGGACATCCTGAAGATCCGTGCTGCCGAGACCAAGACGGACTTCCCCACCCGTCACGACTGGGACTCCTTCTTCCGAGATGTGAAGGACATGAATGAAACGCTTCCCGGCGAGCGGCCAGACACCATCCACCTGGAAGGGCTGCCCTGCAAGTGGTTCACCAAGAAGGAGTCCTCTGCAGACAGGCCGTCCGAAGATGTCCTTCGAGCCGTGTTTGAGGGTTTTGGCAAGATCCGCAATGTGGATATACCCATGCTGGATCCCTACCGTGAGGAGATGATGGACAAGAACTTCCACACTTTTACGTTTGGGGGTCACCTGAACTTTGAGGCGTATGTGCAGTACGAGGAGTATGCAGGGTTTGTCAAGGCCATGGATGCTCTGAGAGGCATGAAGCTGATGTACAAGGGGGAAGATGGGAAGGCCCTGGCCTGTAACATTAag GTGACCTTTGACACTACCAAGCACCTGAGCGATGCTTCCCTTAAGAAGAGGCAGCTGGAGAGGCAGaagctgcaggagctggagaggcagagagaggagcagaagcgcagggagaagctggaggaggagcggcgcaaggaggaggagag GAAGCAGCgtgagcaggaagaggaggagagagagcgcAAACGTGAGGAGAAGCAACGCAAGCGAGAGCAAAGGAACCGCGAGCGCGAGGAGAAGAGGACACAGAAAAAAGCCAAGAAGCAACAGGTGGAGGAGCAAAAGAAGCTGCATTTGAAGATTGCCATGGAGGAGCGGAAGCTGCTGCTGACACAGCGCAACCTGGAGTCTATCCGCCTCATCGCAGAGCTGCTGAGCAGGGCCAAG GCCcttaaacagcagcagcaggagaaggagcaggcGGAGCTTGCTCGCAAGAAGGAGGCAGAGCTTGCTCGCAAGAAGGAGGCAGAGATTGCGAGGCTCCAACAGCTGGAAGAGCGTCGTCGGCTGCAAGAGGCTGAGCTGCGACGCGTAGAGGAGGAGAAGGCCCGTGCCTTGGAACTTCAGCGCAAGGAGAGGGAGCTGCGTGAGAGGCTGCTCAGCAACCTCCTCAAGAAGACTACTGCTCCGGggagccaagacgtggagccagGGCTTGCTGAGGTCCCTGACCTGGTGAAGGCCTCTCTTCCTTTAGAGGTCTACAGCAGTGAAACTCAAGTACAAGTGAATGGTCTCACTTGCAAAGCTGGAGAGAACAAGTCTTCTGCGCTCTCTGGTAAGCATGTCAGCTCTGCTTCCAGACACTTGGAGAAGGAGCCAGAGCGAAGTCTTTCCAGGGGACGCTCTCCTTCTCAGCATGGTCGCCACTGGCATGGCAGCAGCGCTCAGAGACGACGAGGTTCTAGTCCGTATGACAGAGAGTGCAGCCAGGACAGAAGAGAACGCAGCCTGAGTGAACGCGAACTGAGTCGGGAAGATGAACGCCACCGGAGGCGGGAGCGCAGTGATGACGACTGTCGCAGAAGAAGGGAGCGCAGCCGGGACAGAAAGGACCGCAGTCGAAGCAGAAGGGATCGCAGCTGGGGAAGAAGAGACCGCAGCCGTGGGAGGCGGCAGCACAGCCACGAACGTAAGCGTTATCGCAGCCGAGGCAGATCGTCCAGCAGCCAcaggggaagggggcggagtcGGTCATCCAGCTCTGACGGGAGAAGGTACAGCCAGGAGAGGGAACGGAGATACCGGAACAGCCGTAGCATGAGCCGGGGGCGGGGAAAACGCGACCGCCACCGACACCGCAGCTAA
- the sowahca gene encoding ankyrin repeat domain-containing protein SOWAHC, with translation MASECSQEAVLRFLGARGGRAKNVELMDHFKALLPSDPVQRAFAKERLRTYVDNVAAMHRENGAKVLCLRKRYVGCARRVEENADGDCNGNALGSGALPAPHLSEGPTVRAADGGARAPSLILPLQPAEFTQEDSLNRNLSSATTVSANPAGDARCPENAAEGAAEPEMPPSPGSGYRTEEGGGVGGAGGASHATGGVLERQLWKEAPEKGGTATAFQIRVSLESNSLEMGNIHSSKVKGVVPDGNKNICLSSNSSQGLRIPRITVIEASPLPVEAAETVFDLPESGRLNQECERFQRRDKMSLTPNQKEEEVDLQGHGRAPPEETEPKAKAGKDDRGAPPMQVIHKRRSSKGSQRGLFSSNASADGSDEGQVDSVSLCGSDTNTPRSSRKNFIQLMMNSSPQVRRSMVLKNNCCAAKSEGDAALTLPPVEDYGGSVALDPLEHEWMMCSSDGEWENLHRLLLREPNLVTKKDFVTGFTCLHWAAKLGKHELLAPLVNFAKQNSVPVNINVRSGVGYTPLHLAAMHNHLEVVRLLIEEYDADVEARDYSGKTASHYLTCRVPGDLWDLMRRRSDPCLESAEAGAGHWTPSKHRASGLMPLNLFNHPEEDVSDGESMTKPKPGNRKAAMNIIKPRLRKIRVRSKIVHSTSFREAEGGDGAPQNAVKSRPKSNLFG, from the coding sequence ATGGCGTCTGAATGCAGCCAAGAAGCGGTGCTGCGCTTCCTCGGGGCGCGGGGCGGGCGCGCCAAGAACGTGGAGCTCATGGACCATTTTAAGGCGCTCTTGCCGAGCGATCCCGTCCAGAGAGCCTTTGCCAAGGAGAGGCTGAGGACATATGTGGACAACGTGGCCGCGATGCATCGCGAAAACGGGGCGAAGGTGCTGTGCTTGAGGAAGAGATACGTTGGATGTGCGAGGCGCGTCGAGGAGAACGCCGACGGAGACTGCAATGGCAATGCGCTGGGTTCGGGAGCCCTACCTGCTCCACATCTGAGCGAAGGTCCAACTGTGCGCGCAGCAGATGGAGGGGCGCGTGCACCCAGCCTTATTCTCCCATTGCAGCCTGCCGAGTTCACCCAAGAAGATTCCTTGAATCGGAACCTGTCTTCGGCCACCACCGTCTCCGCAAACCCCGCTGGAGATGCCAGGTGCCCGGAAAATGCTGCGGAAGGTGCTGCAGAACCAGAAATGCCGCCTTCCCCCGGCTCAGGTTACAGGACTGAGGAGGGGGGAGGCGTGGGAGGCGCGGGAGGCGCGTCTCACGCCACTGGAGGTGTTTTGGAAAGGCAGCTCTGGAAGGAAGCTCCAGAGAAAGGTGGCACCGCGACAGCTTTTCAGATTCGTGTCTCTCTCGAAAGTAATTCCCTAGAAATGGGTAACATACATAGCAGCAAGGTGAAGGGAGTCGTCCcagatggaaataaaaatatctgcttGAGTAGCAACAGTTCTCAAGGGCTTCGCATTCCAAGGATCACTGTAATTGAGGCATCACCTTTGCCCGTGGAAGCTGCTGAGACCGTCTTCGACCTACCTGAAAGTGGACGGTTAAACCAGGAATGCGAACGGTTTCAAAGGCGGGATAAAATGTCTTTAACTCCAAATCAAAAGGAGGAAGAGGTTGATCTCCAGGGTCACGGTCGAGCACCACCTGAGGAGACTGAACCCAAGGCCAAAGCGGGCAAAGACGACCGAGGAGCACCGCCGATGCAGGTGATTCACAAACGGCGATCCTCCAAAGGGTCGCAGCGCGGCTTGTTCTCTAGCAACGCGTCGGCAGACGGTTCGGATGAAGGACAGGTCGACTCGGTCAGCCTGTGCGGGAGCGACACCAACACGCCAAGAAGCAGCCGGAAGAACTTCATTCAGCTCATGATGAACAGCTCGCCCCAGGTGAGGCGCAGCATGGTGCTGAAGAACAACTGTTGCGCCGCAAAGAGCGAGGGCGATGCCGCTCTGACGCTGCCACCTGTTGAGGACTACGGCGGGTCAGTGGCACTGGACCCCCTGGAGCACGAATGGATGATGTGCTCCTCTGATGGAGAGTGGGAGAACCTCCATCGGCTGCTCTTGCGTGAACCTAACTTGGTCACGAAGAAGGATTTTGTGACCGGTTTCACCTGCCTTCACTGGGCTGCCAAGCTGGGTAAACATGAGCTCTTGGCTCCTTTGGTGAACTTTGCCAAACAGAATTCCGTGCCGGTGAATATCAATGTCCGATCCGGTGTCGGCTACACCCCTTTGCACCTGGCTGCCATGCACAACCACCTGGAGGTGGTCAGACTGCTGATCGAAGAATATGATGCTGATGTAGAAGCCAGGGACTACAGTGGAAAGACAGCCAGTCACTATCTAACGTGTCGGGTACCTGGAGACCTATGGGACCTAATGAGGCGACGGAGCGACCCCTGCTTGGAAAGCGCCGAAGCCGGAGCCGGCCACTGGACACCGTCAAAACATCGAGCCTCCGGTCTGATGCCTCTCAATTTGTTCAATCATCCTGAGGAGGACGTGTCAGACGGCGAGAGCATGACGAAGCCAAAACCGGGAAACAGGAAAGCCGCCATGAACATAATCAAACCGAGGCTGCGCAAGATCCGAGTCCGGTCCAAAATTGTCCACAGCACTTCGTTCAGGGAGGCCGAGGGAGGAGATGGAGCGCCACAGAATGCAGTGAAATCAAGACCGAAATCGAATCTTTTTGGTTGA